In one window of Leptospirillum ferriphilum DNA:
- a CDS encoding RrF2 family transcriptional regulator: MACRLSQRVEYAVRALIELALVGDAGLSGTQIATRGQIPKPFLKQILAILVKGGIVESTRGPRGKYCLGQRPEDISLYRLLAMVEGEIVFFDPATPPGPAIQTLYSDIRDGLVGVLDRFTLDAFVEAAGKDRSETRPMFFI, translated from the coding sequence ATGGCTTGCCGCTTGTCCCAGCGTGTTGAATATGCCGTGCGCGCCCTGATTGAATTGGCGCTAGTCGGCGATGCGGGGTTGTCCGGAACGCAGATTGCGACACGGGGACAGATACCAAAGCCTTTTCTCAAACAAATCCTTGCCATCCTGGTGAAGGGGGGCATCGTCGAAAGCACCCGGGGACCGAGGGGAAAGTACTGTCTGGGACAGCGCCCGGAGGACATCTCCCTCTATCGGCTTCTGGCCATGGTGGAAGGAGAGATCGTCTTTTTCGACCCTGCCACTCCCCCCGGTCCCGCGATTCAGACGCTGTATTCGGATATCCGGGACGGTCTTGTCGGCGTTCTGGACCGGTTTACTCTGGATGCTTTCGTCGAAGCCGCGGGGAAGGACCGGAGTGAAACACGCCCCATGTTTTTCATCTGA
- a CDS encoding HAMP domain-containing protein, with the protein MESGNTPPVPTREKMTLPPVLGKIPWRKRVTTRIFFWFFLLLSLGFLGLGIQVTHMVIHRDRKALLRELHHRDDAFVRSFSLLMKHQDLVGARDLLEPGSSRSDRPAILLLKPDGHTPAFGDLSTILDMRSRGILLPTLGQARRFPLPPEAQQLIDGTSFQNAYQKISESSLTGEGMSFQRHPNSKGGVLGFVEPVLNGNSCRSCHNPQQNVLGYAVAYQNTDFYAHSIHAFGMKIFWAFLGTLELLVLLLVWTIRGKLVTPLVSVSGTVGRMSSGSPNLKTRLEVGREDEIGQLADFINRFIDLFQGWVGEVSDKVRWIGTQAEILSQPAGSGSENLVETRDRLTDIQKKLDALLPGQALTEGERAVKDSLPDLVERSIILEKGLSESLRILSRTTGAGPALPPEEVARIQQMLRTLESVLSILEQKARKEETSLAVIREDLRELDRTELTAKRFRAPLEEKRIREILDMARELERELRRFHS; encoded by the coding sequence ATGGAATCGGGAAACACACCTCCTGTACCAACCCGGGAAAAGATGACTCTCCCCCCCGTTCTGGGGAAAATTCCCTGGCGGAAAAGGGTGACGACTCGTATTTTTTTCTGGTTTTTTCTGCTCCTTTCCTTGGGATTTCTGGGATTGGGGATCCAGGTGACCCATATGGTCATCCATCGGGATCGGAAAGCCCTTCTCCGGGAACTTCACCATCGCGACGATGCCTTCGTCCGGAGTTTTTCCCTTCTGATGAAACACCAGGACCTTGTCGGAGCCCGGGATCTCCTTGAACCGGGCTCTTCCCGAAGCGATCGTCCGGCAATTCTTCTCCTGAAGCCGGACGGCCACACTCCTGCCTTCGGAGATCTCTCCACCATTCTCGACATGCGCAGCCGGGGCATCCTCCTGCCCACACTGGGGCAGGCCCGGCGGTTTCCTCTCCCCCCGGAAGCCCAACAACTGATCGACGGGACATCCTTTCAGAACGCCTACCAAAAAATCAGCGAGTCCTCCCTGACGGGAGAAGGCATGTCTTTTCAACGGCATCCGAACAGCAAGGGAGGGGTCCTGGGTTTTGTGGAGCCTGTCCTCAACGGGAACTCTTGCCGCTCCTGCCACAATCCCCAGCAGAACGTTCTCGGATATGCCGTGGCTTACCAGAACACAGATTTCTACGCACACTCGATCCATGCGTTCGGAATGAAAATTTTCTGGGCGTTTCTGGGGACGCTGGAGCTTCTTGTCCTGCTACTGGTCTGGACGATCCGGGGAAAGCTCGTGACGCCCCTGGTCAGCGTTTCCGGAACGGTCGGCCGCATGTCTTCCGGATCCCCGAATCTCAAGACACGTCTGGAAGTCGGCCGGGAGGACGAGATCGGTCAGCTGGCAGACTTTATCAACCGGTTCATCGACCTTTTCCAGGGATGGGTGGGAGAAGTTTCGGACAAGGTTCGGTGGATCGGAACACAGGCGGAAATTTTGTCCCAGCCGGCAGGCAGCGGTTCGGAGAACCTTGTTGAAACGAGAGATCGTCTGACCGATATCCAGAAAAAGCTGGATGCCCTTCTTCCGGGACAGGCCTTGACCGAAGGAGAAAGGGCCGTCAAGGACTCTCTTCCCGATCTGGTCGAACGGTCGATCATCCTGGAAAAAGGGTTGTCCGAATCCCTCCGGATCCTGTCCCGGACAACGGGGGCTGGTCCCGCTCTTCCTCCGGAGGAGGTGGCCCGGATTCAGCAAATGCTTCGGACTCTTGAATCGGTTCTGTCGATTCTTGAACAGAAGGCCCGGAAGGAGGAAACCTCCCTGGCGGTGATTCGGGAGGATCTCCGGGAACTGGATCGGACGGAGTTGACCGCAAAACGATTCAGGGCTCCTCTGGAAGAGAAGCGTATCCGGGAAATTCTCGACATGGCCCGCGAGCTTGAACGGGAGTTGAGGCGCTTCCATTCCTGA